From a region of the Babylonia areolata isolate BAREFJ2019XMU chromosome 21, ASM4173473v1, whole genome shotgun sequence genome:
- the LOC143296419 gene encoding uncharacterized protein LOC143296419: protein MYITSYNSQIMEGTKFQKASGSLQNGYSIPFGCNHGCESNGLSVKRKSKCSSSSHPDTHKELWYKEEAGHAETGDDLEDFFQSREIATNGDSHFGDSNDNTSDFGPVSAWRLDHNGHDVVNDSAAGDKNDDDDGDLGDDDFGDFRGHAGSKSPVTLDHNGHDVVNDSAAGDKNDNDDDYGLGDDDFGDFSGHAGSKSPVTMDHNGHDVVSDSAAGDKNDDDDYDFGDDDFGDFSGHAGNKSPVTLERNGHDVVSDSAAGDKNDNDDDYDDDFGDDDFGDFNGHAGTKALVTFDHNGHDVVNDSTEGDKNENDDDDDNDVDDFGDDDIGNFSGHAGSKSPVTDSSWANFASAPISEEKDKFCNNFSIKSVGVTNPPFSSKATSDAEKIQWSTFRKPLLHCFPESPAPALSLCDDEGGDDILKDPWQGLDSARLLTKDLGSPEPVTKHGIHLLPQGRTVQCLPRQDAGVQLWCDLQNVDDSAAVGYQWSRSSISPRLLQTLSIDTQNMLIGHKKPSVPVLTTGLSLLGLSRGRQRETESGKKAAPVSTRLAPGIRPHTRLHYTQ, encoded by the exons atgtatataaccaGTTACAATTCACAAATTATGGAAGGCACTAAGTTTCAGAAGGCCTCTGGTTCTTTACAAAATGGTTATAGCATTCCATTTGGTTGCAACCATGGATGTGAGAGTAATGGCTTGTCTGTGAAAAGGAAATCCAAATGCAGCAGTAGCTCCCACCCTGATACACACAAGGAACTGTGGTACAAGGAGGAAGCAGGTCATGCTGAAACTGGAGATGATTTGGAAGACTTCTTTCAGTCAAGAGAAATTGCCACCAATGGTGACAGTCACTTTGGTGACAGTAACGACAACACCAGTGATTTTGGTCCTGTGTCAGCATGGAGGTTGGATCATAATGgtcatgatgttgtcaatgaCTCAGCTGCAggagacaaaaatgatgatgatgatggtgacttaGGGGATGATGACTTTGGAGACTTCCGTGGACACGCTGGTAGTAAATCCCCTGTGACACTGGATCATAATGgtcatgatgttgtcaatgattcAGCTGCAGGAGAcaaaaatgacaatgatgatgattatggcttAGGGGATGATGACTTTGGAGACTTCAGTGGACACGCTGGTAGTAAATCCCCTGTGACAATGGATCATAATGGTCATGATGTTGTCAGTGATTCAGCTGCAggagacaaaaatgatgatgatgattatgactttGGGGATGATGACTTTGGAGACTTTAGTGGACACGCTGGTAATAAATCCCCTGTGACACTGGAACGTAATGGTCATGATGTTGTCAGTGATTCAGCTGCAGGAGAcaagaatgacaatgatgatgattatgatgatgactttgGGGATGATGACTTTGGAGACTTCAATGGACACGCTGGGACTAAAGCCCTTGTGACGTTTGATCATAATGgtcatgatgttgtcaatgaCTCAACTGAGGGAGACAAGaacgagaatgatgatgatgatgataatgatgttgatgacttTGGAGATGATGACATTGGAAATTTCAGTGGTCATGCTGGGAGTAAATCCCCTGTGACTGATTCGAGCTGGGCAAATTTTGCCTCTGCACCTATCAGTGAGGAAAAAGACAAATTCTGCAATAACTTCAGTATAAAGTCTGTTGGTGTCACAAACCCACCATTCAGTTCCAAAGCAACTTCTGATGCTGAAAAG ATTCAGTGGAGTACATTCAGGAAGCCACTCCTACATTGTTTCCCGGAAAGTCCAGCCCCAGCATTATCTCtgtgtgatgatgaaggtggtgatgacaTCCTGAAGGATCCTTGGCAAGGCCTAGACTCTGCAAGATTATTAACAAAAGATCTAGGGTCCCCGGAGCCTGTTACTAAGCATGGAATTCACTTGCTCCCTCAAGGGCGGACTGTGCAGTGTCTGCCCAG ACAGGACGCTGGGGTCCAGTTATGGTGTGACCTTCAGAACGTCGACGACTCAGCAGCAGTGGGGTACCAGTGGTCACGTTCCTCAATCAGTCCGCGTCTCCTGCAGACTCTCAGCATCGACACTCAGAACATG TTGATAGGGCACAAGAAACCCTCAGTTCCTGTCCTTACCACAGGCCTCAGTCTGTTGGGTCTTTCCCGTGGacgacagagggagacagaatcaGGGAAGAAGGCAGCACCTGTTTCTACTCGTCTGGCACCAGGCATCCGTCCCCACACACGTCTACATTATACTCAGTAG